In a single window of the Oecophyllibacter saccharovorans genome:
- the purL gene encoding phosphoribosylformylglycinamidine synthase subunit PurL, which yields MNTAVSAPVVDLELARSFGLTDEEYAKVLKIMGRTPSLTELGIFSVMWSEHCSYKSSRRHLRTLPTKAPWVIHGPGENAGVVDIGDGLAAIFKMESHNHPSFIEPYQGAATGVGGILRDVFTMGARPVANLNALRFGDPNAPDTKRVVDGVVRGIGGYGNCVGVPTVGGEVNFHPSYNGNPLVNAMTVGIAAQDRIFLSAAAGVGNPVVYVGARTGRDGIHGATMSSAEFDEESASKRPTVQVGDPFTEKLLIEACLELMATDAVVAIQDMGAAGLTSSAVEMASKGGMGIELDLDAVPQREAGMTAYEMMLSESQERMLMVLRPERTEEARRIFEKWDLDFAVIGHLTESGHIVIRHRGQTEADIPLEPLADEAPVYDRPVQLTPPPAPVLAPADPVGIEKALLTLLESPDLASRAWIWNQYDSTVGGQTVRRPGGADAAVIRVEGTKRGLAMTTDCTPRYGQADAWVGGAQAVAEAWRNLTATGARPLAVTDNLNFGSPENPQIMGQFVEAIRGMGDACRALDFPVVSGNVSLYNETRDENGQATAILPTPAIGAVGVIDDLAHVTGMQMPAEGTILLIGETRGELGQSLWLREVCGREEGAPPRVDLHAERRNGDFVRGLIQAGKITSCHDVSDGGLLVAVAEMCMAGQNGASLRAAPHGLPEQGFWFGEDQGRYVVVAPDGEEIFAAAEAAGIPVRTLGEAGGEHLSLPSGAALTVAGLQEINGAFFKRFMGED from the coding sequence ATGAATACTGCAGTTTCAGCCCCTGTGGTCGATCTGGAGCTGGCACGGTCATTCGGCCTGACCGATGAGGAATATGCCAAGGTTCTCAAGATCATGGGCCGTACCCCGAGCCTGACGGAGCTTGGGATCTTTTCGGTCATGTGGTCGGAGCACTGCTCCTATAAGTCATCACGCCGCCATCTGCGCACGCTGCCCACGAAAGCCCCCTGGGTCATTCACGGGCCGGGCGAGAATGCGGGGGTGGTGGATATCGGCGATGGGCTAGCGGCCATTTTCAAGATGGAAAGTCACAATCACCCCTCCTTCATCGAACCTTACCAGGGGGCAGCCACAGGGGTCGGAGGCATCCTGCGTGACGTGTTCACGATGGGTGCGCGGCCTGTCGCCAATCTGAACGCCCTGCGTTTCGGCGATCCGAACGCGCCCGATACGAAACGCGTGGTTGACGGCGTGGTGCGGGGCATCGGCGGTTATGGAAACTGCGTTGGGGTGCCCACTGTGGGCGGGGAAGTGAATTTTCACCCCTCCTATAACGGCAATCCCCTGGTCAACGCCATGACCGTGGGAATTGCTGCCCAGGACCGGATCTTTCTTTCCGCAGCAGCGGGGGTGGGCAATCCGGTCGTGTATGTGGGCGCCAGAACGGGGCGTGACGGCATTCACGGGGCCACGATGTCCTCAGCGGAGTTCGATGAGGAATCGGCTTCCAAACGACCTACTGTGCAGGTCGGGGATCCCTTTACCGAGAAGCTGCTGATCGAGGCCTGCCTGGAGCTGATGGCGACCGATGCCGTCGTTGCCATTCAGGATATGGGGGCTGCGGGCCTGACCTCTTCAGCCGTGGAAATGGCCAGCAAGGGCGGGATGGGCATCGAGCTTGATCTCGACGCCGTGCCACAGCGTGAAGCCGGCATGACCGCTTATGAGATGATGCTCTCTGAAAGCCAGGAACGGATGCTGATGGTCCTGCGCCCCGAGCGCACGGAGGAAGCTCGGCGCATCTTTGAAAAGTGGGATCTTGATTTTGCGGTCATCGGTCATCTGACGGAAAGTGGCCATATCGTTATCCGTCACCGCGGGCAGACTGAAGCGGATATCCCCCTGGAACCCCTGGCTGATGAAGCCCCGGTTTATGACCGCCCGGTCCAGCTGACCCCGCCGCCTGCGCCTGTGCTGGCGCCAGCCGATCCGGTCGGTATTGAAAAAGCCCTTCTGACGCTGCTTGAATCTCCTGATCTGGCTTCGCGTGCCTGGATCTGGAACCAATATGACAGCACGGTCGGCGGCCAGACGGTTCGGCGCCCGGGCGGGGCCGATGCCGCTGTCATCCGCGTGGAAGGCACCAAGCGCGGGCTTGCCATGACGACTGACTGCACGCCGCGCTACGGCCAGGCCGATGCCTGGGTTGGCGGCGCGCAGGCGGTTGCCGAAGCCTGGCGCAATCTGACGGCCACAGGAGCCCGCCCGCTGGCGGTGACGGATAATCTGAATTTCGGCAGTCCCGAAAATCCGCAGATCATGGGTCAGTTCGTCGAAGCGATCCGAGGCATGGGCGATGCCTGCCGGGCACTGGATTTCCCGGTCGTGAGCGGCAATGTGTCGCTTTACAACGAAACACGCGATGAAAATGGCCAGGCGACCGCCATTCTGCCCACCCCTGCCATCGGGGCAGTCGGGGTGATTGACGACCTGGCGCATGTGACAGGCATGCAGATGCCGGCTGAAGGCACTATCCTGCTGATCGGGGAGACGCGCGGGGAGCTGGGTCAGTCCCTGTGGCTGCGAGAGGTTTGCGGTCGTGAGGAAGGCGCACCACCCCGTGTGGACCTGCACGCTGAGCGGCGCAACGGGGATTTCGTGCGTGGATTGATACAGGCCGGGAAAATCACTTCCTGTCATGATGTTTCTGACGGCGGATTGCTGGTTGCGGTAGCCGAGATGTGCATGGCCGGCCAGAACGGCGCTTCGCTGCGTGCAGCCCCACATGGCCTGCCCGAACAGGGATTCTGGTTCGGCGAAGATCAGGGGCGTTATGTGGTGGTAGCGCCTGACGGAGAAGAAATCTTTGCAGCCGCTGAGGCCGCAGGCATTCCCGTGCGCACGCTGGGAGAGGCGGGGGGTGAGCACCTGTCTCTTCCCTCGGGGGCCGCGCTGACAGTGGCGGGGTTGCAGGAAATCAACGGGGCTTTCTTTAAACGTTTTATGGGAGAAGACTGA
- a CDS encoding BolA family protein encodes MAMSAQEIERTIRSAIPDAQITVTDLAGDGDHYACEVVSEQFRGLPRVRQHKMVYDAFGGRMGTELHALSVQTRTP; translated from the coding sequence ATGGCCATGTCGGCACAGGAAATTGAACGCACGATCCGTTCTGCCATTCCCGATGCCCAGATCACCGTGACCGATCTGGCCGGTGACGGGGACCATTATGCCTGCGAAGTGGTCAGTGAACAGTTCCGTGGGCTGCCCCGCGTCCGGCAGCACAAGATGGTCTATGACGCTTTCGGCGGGCGTATGGGCACGGAACTGCATGCGTTGTCTGTCCAGACCCGCACGCCTTGA
- the grxD gene encoding Grx4 family monothiol glutaredoxin, which translates to MSEDIFKTIQGMIDAHPVMLFMKGEKNAPQCGFSARVVQILTHLDVPFDTCNVLSNPELRQGIKDFSQWPTIPQLYVKGEFIGGCDIVTDMYQNGELEALLAEKGITKKA; encoded by the coding sequence ATGAGTGAAGACATCTTCAAGACCATTCAGGGCATGATCGACGCCCATCCTGTCATGCTGTTCATGAAGGGGGAGAAAAACGCTCCGCAATGCGGTTTTTCCGCCCGGGTCGTCCAGATTCTCACCCATCTCGACGTTCCGTTCGACACCTGTAATGTCCTGAGCAACCCGGAACTGCGCCAGGGCATCAAGGATTTCTCCCAGTGGCCGACGATTCCCCAGCTATATGTCAAGGGGGAGTTCATCGGTGGATGTGACATTGTGACCGACATGTACCAGAACGGCGAGCTTGAAGCGTTGCTGGCAGAGAAGGGAATCACCAAGAAGGCCTGA
- a CDS encoding YraN family protein, with translation MQAEQQALALLQTAGYHLLGQRLRTPFGEVDLLVENQHWLVGVEVKRRRFLSDSTTALHPRQASRLLKTLDYLLQTRPDWGRENTRFDLIAFDHQGQHCHLQDILRQY, from the coding sequence CTGCAAGCCGAGCAGCAGGCGCTGGCTCTTCTGCAGACCGCTGGATACCATCTGCTTGGACAGCGCCTGCGGACACCCTTCGGAGAAGTGGATCTACTGGTTGAAAATCAGCATTGGCTCGTGGGTGTGGAAGTCAAACGCCGCCGCTTTCTCAGCGACAGCACGACCGCCTTGCACCCCCGCCAGGCCAGCCGTCTGCTCAAGACGCTGGACTATCTGCTTCAGACCCGTCCAGATTGGGGACGCGAAAACACCAGGTTTGATCTGATCGCCTTTGACCACCAGGGCCAGCACTGTCACCTGCAGGACATTCTGCGCCAATACTGA
- the hemB gene encoding porphobilinogen synthase has protein sequence MTHAHFPHARLRRNRHDAFTRRLVAENTLQVDDLIWPVFVCEGQGQQQPVQAMPGVSRVSLDRLAAHVAPAVNLGIPAIALFPVTPLKIRDEAGTEAVNPDNLMCRSARLLKKEFPQLGLVGDVALDPYTSHGHDGLVEDGYVLNDESIPLLQKQALHEAQAGIDIIAPSDMMDGRIRAIRETLDSHGHTTTRIMAYAAKYASAFYGPFRDALGSGNLLKGDKKTYQMDPANSDEALREVACDLAEGADMVMVKPGMPYLDIIRRVREKFAVPTFAYQVSGEYAMLMGAIENGWLDRDQTILESLLAFKRAGCNGVLTYFAPEAARLIRERS, from the coding sequence ATGACACATGCACATTTTCCCCATGCGCGCCTGCGCCGTAACCGCCATGATGCTTTCACCCGGCGATTGGTGGCTGAAAACACCCTGCAGGTTGATGACCTCATCTGGCCCGTTTTCGTCTGTGAAGGACAGGGCCAGCAGCAGCCGGTGCAGGCCATGCCCGGCGTGAGCCGCGTCAGTCTGGACCGGCTTGCAGCCCATGTGGCGCCGGCAGTCAACCTCGGCATTCCAGCTATTGCCCTCTTTCCGGTCACCCCGCTGAAGATCCGGGACGAAGCCGGCACTGAAGCGGTCAACCCGGACAACCTGATGTGCAGGAGCGCGCGGCTGCTGAAAAAGGAGTTTCCGCAGCTGGGCCTGGTGGGAGACGTGGCGCTCGACCCCTATACCTCACACGGTCATGACGGTCTGGTTGAAGATGGTTATGTGCTCAACGACGAATCCATACCGTTGCTGCAGAAGCAGGCTCTGCATGAAGCGCAGGCCGGCATTGATATCATCGCCCCTTCCGACATGATGGACGGGCGGATACGGGCCATCCGTGAAACCCTGGACAGCCATGGCCATACCACCACACGCATCATGGCCTATGCTGCCAAATATGCTTCAGCCTTCTATGGCCCCTTCCGCGATGCGCTGGGATCAGGGAACCTGCTGAAGGGGGATAAGAAAACCTACCAGATGGACCCGGCCAATTCAGATGAAGCCCTGCGGGAAGTGGCCTGTGACTTAGCGGAAGGGGCTGACATGGTCATGGTCAAGCCCGGCATGCCCTATCTGGACATCATCCGGCGCGTCCGGGAGAAATTCGCCGTTCCGACCTTTGCGTACCAGGTGTCAGGTGAATACGCCATGCTGATGGGCGCCATCGAAAACGGCTGGCTTGACCGTGATCAGACCATTCTGGAAAGCCTTCTGGCCTTCAAGCGCGCCGGCTGCAACGGAGTACTGACCTATTTCGCTCCTGAGGCCGCACGGTTGATCAGAGAACGCAGCTGA
- a CDS encoding APC family permease gives MPRRLWRTKPHSSSASVRSGLKRVFGPWQLIALGVGVTVGAGLFSITGVAAGQYAGPAVTLSFLLAAIACSFAGLCYAELAGLLPVAGSAYSYAYASMGEFVAWVIGWDLMLEYTVAAATVASSWSGYLNSLLKSWGLWIDPRFMAPSLAPVRMPDGTMARAWFNAPSVFIIFIVTLLMLKGTRESSRLNAVIVTIKMLVVAGVIAACLPFIHSANYHPFLPPNTGEYGHFGFSGILRAAGMIFFAYVGFDIVSTTALDTHDPQKNLPRSILTSLLICAIIYAVFSFVLVGVVDYHALANDPNPVATAIDKIHLPWLGALIKIGITLGYVSVIYGMLLGQSRVALAMGQDGLIPPQFSRLHPRTQTPVFSHLLSGSVAALLAACLPISLLGKLTSIGTLLAFVIVCAGVIALRLRAPHLPRRFRVPGGTFLIPVLGILCCGTVMVCMDRLTWLRLFCWFLIGAVVYFTYSLRHSKLARKPPSPPESR, from the coding sequence ATGCCGCGACGCTTATGGCGCACAAAACCCCATTCCAGCTCTGCTTCTGTCCGGTCCGGGCTTAAAAGGGTTTTCGGTCCTTGGCAGCTGATCGCGCTTGGGGTGGGTGTCACAGTCGGAGCAGGGCTTTTTTCAATCACCGGTGTGGCAGCAGGTCAGTATGCCGGGCCAGCTGTCACCCTGTCCTTTCTGCTGGCAGCCATAGCCTGCTCATTTGCGGGATTGTGCTACGCCGAGCTTGCCGGTCTGCTGCCTGTCGCAGGTTCCGCTTATTCCTACGCCTATGCATCAATGGGCGAGTTCGTGGCCTGGGTGATCGGCTGGGACCTCATGCTGGAATACACGGTGGCAGCGGCCACGGTCGCCTCAAGCTGGTCGGGCTATCTCAACTCCCTGCTGAAAAGCTGGGGGCTATGGATTGATCCACGCTTCATGGCCCCAAGCCTTGCTCCGGTCCGGATGCCTGACGGCACGATGGCGCGCGCCTGGTTCAATGCCCCTAGTGTCTTCATCATCTTTATTGTCACCTTGCTGATGCTGAAGGGCACCAGGGAATCCAGCCGGCTCAATGCGGTCATCGTCACGATCAAGATGCTGGTTGTCGCAGGAGTCATCGCAGCCTGCCTACCCTTTATCCACAGTGCGAATTACCATCCGTTTCTGCCGCCCAATACCGGGGAATACGGACATTTCGGCTTCAGCGGGATCCTGCGGGCTGCGGGCATGATCTTCTTTGCCTATGTCGGCTTCGATATCGTCTCCACCACCGCTCTTGATACCCATGACCCGCAGAAAAACCTACCCCGCAGCATCCTCACCAGCCTGCTCATCTGTGCGATCATCTATGCCGTCTTCTCTTTTGTGCTGGTGGGGGTGGTGGATTATCATGCGCTGGCCAATGACCCCAACCCGGTCGCCACTGCCATCGACAAGATTCATCTCCCCTGGCTTGGAGCGCTGATCAAGATCGGTATCACGCTGGGTTACGTGTCCGTCATTTACGGCATGCTGCTCGGCCAGAGCCGCGTGGCACTCGCCATGGGGCAGGATGGCCTCATTCCTCCCCAGTTCAGCCGGCTGCACCCACGCACGCAGACCCCGGTCTTTTCCCACCTTCTGAGCGGCAGTGTCGCCGCCCTGCTGGCTGCGTGCCTGCCGATCAGCCTGCTGGGCAAGCTCACTTCCATCGGTACGCTGTTGGCCTTTGTGATCGTCTGCGCCGGCGTGATCGCTCTGCGGTTGCGCGCGCCGCACCTACCACGCCGCTTCAGGGTTCCCGGGGGGACTTTCCTCATTCCGGTTTTGGGCATCCTGTGCTGCGGCACTGTGATGGTCTGTATGGACCGGCTGACCTGGCTGCGGCTTTTCTGCTGGTTTCTCATCGGCGCTGTCGTTTACTTCACTTACAGCCTCCGCCACAGCAAGCTGGCCCGAAAGCCCCCCAGCCCGCCCGAAAGCCGCTGA
- a CDS encoding APC family permease, which yields MLHSLWRTKPITSETEEDESSGLKRVFGPWQLIALGVGVTIGAGLFSLTGIAAGQYAGPAVTLSFLIAALACSFAGLCYAELAGMIPASGSAYSYAYASMGEFAAWTIGWDLILEFTVNASAVASSWAGYLNSLLNGWGLSIDPRLLSSPLLLVRTADGHMVHGWLNAPSVFIVFAVMFMLMSGTSGSSKVNTLIVLLKLAIIIGVIALCVPVLKASNYHPFIPANTGRFGQFGASGLLRAAALIFFSYIGFEIVSTVAKDTRDPQKNIPIGILGTLFVCAVIYAVFSFILVGVVNYRALANDPNPVATAMDAIHMPWMAQVMKLGITIGYIAGIYGLMLGQSRVAMAMSEDGLLPAIFAKVNPRTQTPNFSYFVTASLTAVLTAFLPLEMLGNMTSIGTLLAFIIVCIGVMALRLKAPELPRRFWVPGGTFLVPCLGILSCGIVMFSMDGRTWLQLVLWLLVGVIVYFAYARPHSHLHLASLAEETARKLK from the coding sequence ATGCTTCACTCGCTCTGGCGCACAAAACCCATCACCAGTGAAACCGAAGAAGATGAGAGCTCCGGCCTGAAACGAGTTTTTGGCCCCTGGCAGCTGATTGCACTGGGCGTGGGCGTGACCATCGGGGCCGGACTCTTTTCCCTTACCGGAATTGCAGCCGGCCAGTATGCGGGACCGGCCGTCACCCTTTCCTTTCTCATCGCAGCACTCGCCTGCTCTTTTGCCGGGCTGTGCTATGCCGAACTGGCCGGCATGATACCTGCCTCAGGTTCCGCTTATTCCTACGCCTATGCCTCAATGGGCGAGTTCGCCGCCTGGACCATCGGCTGGGACCTCATTCTGGAATTCACCGTCAATGCTTCAGCCGTCGCTTCGAGCTGGGCCGGTTATCTGAATTCCCTGCTGAACGGGTGGGGATTGAGCATAGATCCGCGCTTGCTTTCTTCGCCTTTGTTACTGGTGCGCACAGCGGACGGGCACATGGTCCATGGCTGGCTCAATGCGCCCAGTGTCTTTATCGTTTTTGCCGTCATGTTCATGCTCATGAGCGGCACCAGCGGTTCCAGCAAGGTCAATACCCTGATTGTCCTGCTGAAGCTCGCCATTATCATAGGTGTGATCGCGTTGTGCGTACCGGTGCTCAAAGCCAGCAACTACCACCCTTTCATTCCCGCAAACACAGGCAGGTTCGGGCAGTTCGGGGCCAGCGGTCTCCTGCGGGCAGCCGCTCTGATCTTCTTTTCCTATATCGGCTTCGAGATCGTCTCCACCGTTGCCAAGGACACGCGTGACCCGCAGAAGAACATTCCGATCGGCATCCTGGGCACCCTGTTCGTCTGTGCGGTCATCTATGCCGTTTTCTCCTTCATCCTGGTCGGGGTGGTCAATTACCGGGCCCTGGCCAACGACCCCAACCCGGTCGCCACAGCCATGGACGCCATTCACATGCCCTGGATGGCCCAGGTGATGAAACTCGGCATCACAATAGGCTATATCGCCGGTATCTACGGCCTGATGCTGGGTCAGAGCCGGGTAGCCATGGCCATGTCGGAGGATGGGCTGCTTCCCGCCATTTTTGCGAAGGTCAATCCCCGCACCCAGACCCCGAACTTCTCCTATTTCGTCACAGCCTCCCTGACTGCGGTGCTGACAGCCTTTCTGCCGCTCGAAATGCTGGGCAACATGACGTCTATCGGCACGCTCCTGGCTTTCATCATCGTCTGCATCGGGGTTATGGCGCTGCGTCTCAAGGCCCCTGAGCTGCCCCGGCGTTTCTGGGTCCCGGGCGGCACGTTTCTGGTGCCCTGCCTGGGGATCCTCAGCTGCGGCATCGTGATGTTTTCAATGGACGGGCGTACCTGGCTGCAGCTGGTCCTGTGGCTTCTTGTGGGCGTAATCGTCTATTTCGCCTATGCCCGCCCTCACAGCCACCTCCACCTCGCCAGCCTGGCTGAAGAGACTGCCCGCAAGCTGAAGTAA
- a CDS encoding APC family permease → MTVSFWRTKPLDGGTGRQSGLRKVFGAWHLIALGVGVTIGAGLFSLTGVAAGQHAGPAVILSFLISALACGFAGLCYAELAGMISSGGSAYSYAYASLGEIIAWFIGWDLILEYTVGAAVIASSWSGYLVSLLRSWGIVIDPRLTAPTFTPVTMPDGAVCPAWFNAPTVFIIAAITLLLMRGTTQSSRVNGIVVVIKLLVIAAVIIVCLPFIQPGNFHPFIPPNTGQFGEFGFSGVMRAAGMAFFAYLGFDIISTTTQDTRNPQRNIPIGILGSLLICAIIYAVFSFVLVGVVNYHAMATDPNPVATAMDAIHRPWMGMVIKLGITVGYLSVIYGQLFAQSRITMAMAHDGLLPPLFGRLSPRTLTPGASHLITALVASVLAACFPIAELGNMTSIGTLLAFIIVCAGVLALRWKQPHARRTFRIPGGMFAIPVLGVASCLIVMLSLDGVTWLRLALWLLLGGLVYLTYGFRHSELARLSSEPPG, encoded by the coding sequence ATGACCGTTTCCTTCTGGCGAACCAAACCTCTCGACGGCGGAACAGGCAGACAGAGCGGGCTCAGGAAAGTTTTCGGCGCCTGGCATCTCATTGCGCTCGGTGTGGGCGTGACCATCGGCGCAGGGCTCTTTTCCCTCACGGGCGTTGCGGCCGGTCAGCATGCAGGACCGGCGGTTATCCTCTCCTTTCTTATTTCAGCCCTTGCCTGCGGGTTCGCCGGGCTGTGCTATGCCGAGCTGGCCGGCATGATCTCCAGTGGAGGCTCTGCCTATTCCTATGCCTATGCTTCTCTGGGCGAGATCATCGCCTGGTTCATCGGCTGGGATCTCATTTTGGAATACACTGTCGGGGCAGCGGTCATCGCGTCGAGCTGGTCGGGCTATCTGGTCTCCCTGCTGCGCAGCTGGGGGATTGTCATCGACCCCAGGCTTACCGCTCCCACCTTCACACCGGTCACAATGCCTGATGGCGCTGTCTGTCCGGCCTGGTTCAATGCGCCGACAGTCTTCATCATCGCCGCCATCACGTTGCTCCTGATGCGCGGCACCACGCAGTCAAGCCGCGTCAACGGCATCGTGGTGGTGATCAAGCTGCTGGTCATTGCGGCAGTCATCATTGTCTGCCTACCCTTCATCCAGCCCGGAAATTTCCATCCCTTCATTCCTCCCAATACAGGCCAGTTCGGGGAGTTCGGTTTCAGCGGCGTCATGCGTGCGGCCGGTATGGCTTTCTTTGCCTATCTGGGCTTTGACATCATCTCCACCACCACCCAGGATACCCGCAATCCCCAGCGCAATATCCCGATCGGCATTCTGGGCAGCCTGCTGATCTGCGCGATCATCTATGCTGTCTTCTCTTTCGTGCTGGTCGGCGTGGTCAATTATCATGCCATGGCAACCGACCCCAACCCGGTCGCCACAGCCATGGACGCCATTCACCGGCCCTGGATGGGCATGGTCATCAAGCTCGGCATCACCGTGGGGTATCTGTCAGTCATCTACGGCCAGCTTTTCGCCCAGAGCCGCATTACCATGGCCATGGCGCATGACGGCCTGCTCCCGCCCCTTTTCGGCAGGCTCAGCCCCCGCACCCTGACCCCTGGCGCTTCCCACCTCATCACCGCTCTCGTCGCCTCGGTACTGGCAGCCTGTTTCCCCATTGCCGAGCTGGGCAACATGACCTCCATCGGCACGCTGCTGGCTTTCATCATCGTCTGTGCCGGCGTGTTGGCGCTGCGGTGGAAACAGCCCCATGCCCGGCGAACTTTCCGCATTCCGGGTGGCATGTTCGCCATTCCGGTACTGGGAGTGGCCAGCTGCCTGATCGTCATGCTGTCTCTCGATGGGGTGACCTGGTTGCGCCTCGCCCTCTGGCTGCTTCTGGGCGGGCTGGTGTATCTCACCTATGGTTTCCGCCACAGTGAGCTCGCCCGTCTCTCTTCAGAACCCCCTGGCTGA